The Deltaproteobacteria bacterium CG2_30_66_27 genome window below encodes:
- a CDS encoding type I citrate synthase — MAPVAEKADERRSANVSNLKAKLFEKIQAHRPRVTKLVKEQGKIVIDQVTIDQCIGGARGIRSLVTDISYLDPMEGIRFRGKTIPETFAALPKVPGSDYPYVEGFWYFLMTGDVPTKEEALAVAEDFKTRSAVPQYVFDVLRAMPRDTHPMTMFSAAILSMQRDSIFAKRYHDGMKKTEYWDPMYEDCSNLMAKLPTIAAYIYRMKYKSDTPIAPDPKLDLGGNFAHMMGIPKPYDDVARMYFILHSDHESGNVSAHTVHLVASALSDAYYALSAGINGLAGPLHGLANQEVLSWIQDVMNQMGGKLPTEEELKKFLWDTLNSGKVIPGYGHAVLRKTDPRYTSQMEFCQKHLPDYPIFKLVHMIYKVAPDILREHGKAKNPWPNVDAQSGVIQWYYGLTEYDFYTVLFGVGRALGVLCNITWDRALGYAIERPKSVTTGMLEKWAAEGGRKLA, encoded by the coding sequence ATGGCACCGGTTGCAGAAAAAGCCGACGAAAGGAGAAGCGCAAACGTGTCCAACCTGAAGGCGAAACTCTTCGAAAAGATCCAGGCCCACCGCCCGCGCGTCACGAAGCTCGTGAAGGAGCAGGGGAAGATCGTGATCGACCAGGTCACCATCGACCAGTGCATCGGCGGGGCGCGGGGCATCCGCAGCCTCGTGACCGACATCTCGTACCTCGACCCGATGGAGGGGATCCGCTTCCGCGGCAAGACGATCCCCGAGACGTTCGCGGCGCTGCCCAAGGTGCCGGGGTCCGACTACCCGTACGTGGAAGGGTTCTGGTACTTCCTGATGACGGGAGACGTGCCGACGAAGGAGGAGGCGCTGGCGGTCGCCGAGGACTTCAAGACCCGTTCGGCCGTGCCCCAGTACGTGTTCGACGTCCTCCGCGCGATGCCGCGCGACACCCATCCGATGACCATGTTCTCCGCCGCCATCCTCTCCATGCAACGGGATTCGATCTTCGCGAAGCGGTACCACGACGGGATGAAGAAGACCGAGTACTGGGACCCGATGTACGAGGACTGCAGCAACCTGATGGCGAAGCTCCCCACGATCGCGGCGTACATCTACCGGATGAAGTACAAGAGCGACACTCCGATCGCACCCGACCCGAAGCTCGACCTGGGCGGGAACTTCGCGCACATGATGGGGATCCCGAAACCGTACGACGACGTGGCCAGGATGTACTTCATCCTCCACTCCGACCACGAGTCGGGGAACGTCTCGGCGCACACGGTGCACCTCGTCGCCTCCGCGCTCTCCGACGCCTACTATGCCCTGTCCGCCGGCATCAACGGGCTGGCGGGTCCCCTGCACGGGTTGGCGAACCAGGAAGTTCTCTCCTGGATCCAGGACGTCATGAACCAGATGGGCGGGAAGCTCCCGACCGAAGAGGAGCTCAAGAAGTTCCTCTGGGACACGCTGAACAGCGGGAAGGTCATCCCGGGGTACGGCCACGCGGTGCTCCGCAAGACCGATCCGCGGTACACCTCGCAGATGGAGTTCTGCCAGAAGCACCTGCCTGATTACCCGATCTTCAAGCTGGTGCACATGATCTACAAGGTGGCCCCGGACATCCTCCGGGAGCACGGGAAGGCGAAGAATCCGTGGCCCAACGTCGACGCGCAGTCGGGCGTCATCCAGTGGTACTACGGGCTCACCGAGTACGACTTCTACACCGTCCTCTTCGGCGTGGGGCGGGCGCTCGGAGTCCTTTGCAACATCACCTGGGACCGCGCGCTGGGGTACGCGATCGAACGGCCGAAATCGGTCACGACCGGCATGCTCGAGAAGTGGGCCGCCGAAGGGGGCCGCAAGCTCGCGTAA
- a CDS encoding protein TolQ, whose product MLAGPIVKSVLLLLVGFSVVSWAIIFLKLRLLKGIERNQAGFTRAFAEGKSLSVLYEQAEKGEKSPLTEVFRAGYLELTRIQRERGEAPQGGRTAPFPVENVQRAMYKTTHEQVGGMEDLLPFLATTGSTTPFIGLFGTVWGIMNAFSGIATTGNATLATVAPGIAEALVATAAGLGAAIPSVMAYNYFLTRIRTVHTRIDSFTSDFINFLERKVEKG is encoded by the coding sequence ATGCTGGCGGGGCCCATCGTCAAGTCCGTCCTGCTGCTGCTGGTCGGGTTCTCGGTGGTCTCCTGGGCCATCATTTTCCTCAAGCTCCGCCTCTTGAAGGGGATCGAGCGGAACCAGGCCGGATTCACCCGCGCCTTCGCCGAAGGGAAAAGCCTGTCCGTGCTCTACGAGCAGGCGGAAAAGGGGGAGAAGTCGCCCCTCACGGAAGTGTTCCGCGCGGGGTACCTCGAGCTGACCCGGATCCAGCGGGAGCGCGGCGAGGCGCCCCAGGGCGGACGCACGGCTCCCTTTCCGGTGGAGAACGTCCAACGCGCCATGTACAAGACGACCCACGAGCAGGTGGGGGGGATGGAGGATCTCCTCCCCTTTCTCGCCACCACCGGCAGCACCACGCCGTTCATCGGCCTGTTCGGCACCGTGTGGGGGATCATGAACGCCTTCTCCGGCATCGCCACCACGGGAAACGCCACGCTCGCCACCGTGGCCCCGGGCATCGCCGAGGCGCTCGTCGCCACCGCGGCGGGGCTGGGTGCGGCCATCCCGTCCGTCATGGCCTACAACTATTTCCTGACCCGCATCCGGACGGTCCACACCCGGATCGACAGCTTCACCTCCGATTTCATCAACTTCCTCGAGCGCAAGGTCGAAAAGGGATGA
- a CDS encoding protein TolR translates to MMSSSGRAGDRRVMAEINVTPMVDVMLVLLIIFMVTAPMLTQGIDVNLPKTSAKALRSDEERLVITVDANSRVFVGKQPVEFNRLGGALREIVARRTDRQVYFRADRAVPYGFVVKVIAEVRNAGIEKLGMVTEPLER, encoded by the coding sequence ATGATGAGCTCATCCGGTCGAGCCGGGGATCGAAGGGTCATGGCGGAGATCAACGTCACGCCGATGGTCGACGTGATGCTCGTCCTCCTCATCATCTTCATGGTCACCGCTCCCATGCTCACCCAGGGGATCGACGTGAACCTGCCGAAGACGAGCGCGAAAGCGCTGCGCAGCGACGAGGAGCGCCTGGTCATCACCGTCGATGCCAACAGCCGTGTCTTCGTGGGGAAGCAACCCGTCGAGTTCAACCGCCTGGGGGGCGCCCTCCGGGAGATCGTCGCCCGGCGGACCGACCGTCAGGTGTATTTCCGCGCCGACCGCGCCGTCCCGTACGGGTTCGTGGTGAAGGTCATCGCGGAGGTCCGAAACGCCGGGATCGAAAAACTTGGCATGGTCACCGAACCGCTCGAGCGGTAA
- a CDS encoding Tol-Pal system beta propeller repeat protein TolB: MKRSIGSAAVVFLLALSLFPSPAFPVLYIDINAPGGKRMPIAVADFAVGPGDRSLSRGIPTILSADLALTDLFDLVPPTAHMERVTAAHFSGKPLSFPGWKMIGAEAVVIGLADVRGDRLSIEMRLYDATQGTLLLGKHYTGTPAQLRPIVHRFANEIVFTFTGVRGVFGTEIAFTARSRKSKGKELYIVGMDGRGLRKVTDNRSFNLFPRWSPDGQWVAYTSYRTGAPHVYLRNVSTGAEKEVVRFGGSKAPGGFSPDGVWLYAGVSQAGNSDIYRVRVVGGAAEKVVEGWGLEVSPSPSPDGRRIAFVSDRGGSPQVYVKTIGVAAETRISSGTNYATSPSWSPAGDRIAYTARSGGRFVVATVAPDGSDAREVASAADGDCEDPSFAPDGRSLVYTYRKRGYSALKIISSDGRRQRILVSGLGDAGSPAWSPGR; encoded by the coding sequence ATGAAGCGATCGATCGGTTCGGCGGCGGTTGTCTTCCTCCTCGCCCTGTCCCTGTTCCCCTCCCCGGCGTTCCCCGTCCTCTACATCGACATCAACGCCCCCGGCGGAAAGCGGATGCCGATCGCGGTGGCGGACTTCGCGGTCGGTCCGGGCGATCGGTCCCTTTCCCGCGGGATACCGACGATCCTCTCCGCCGACCTCGCCCTCACCGACCTGTTCGACCTGGTCCCGCCGACCGCGCACATGGAGAGGGTGACGGCGGCGCACTTCTCCGGCAAACCGCTGTCGTTCCCCGGGTGGAAGATGATCGGCGCCGAGGCGGTGGTCATCGGCCTGGCCGACGTGCGGGGCGACCGGCTCTCGATCGAGATGCGCCTCTACGACGCCACGCAGGGAACGCTCCTGCTCGGGAAGCATTACACCGGCACCCCGGCCCAGCTCCGTCCCATCGTGCACCGGTTCGCCAACGAGATCGTGTTCACCTTCACCGGGGTCCGGGGCGTCTTCGGGACCGAGATCGCGTTCACCGCCCGCTCGAGGAAGTCGAAGGGGAAGGAGCTCTACATCGTCGGGATGGACGGGCGGGGTCTGCGCAAGGTGACGGACAACCGCAGCTTCAACCTCTTTCCACGCTGGTCCCCCGACGGGCAATGGGTGGCGTACACCTCGTACCGTACCGGCGCCCCCCACGTCTACCTGCGCAACGTCTCGACCGGGGCCGAGAAGGAGGTCGTCCGGTTCGGCGGGTCCAAGGCCCCCGGAGGGTTCTCGCCCGACGGGGTGTGGCTCTACGCGGGCGTGAGCCAGGCCGGCAACTCCGACATCTACCGCGTCCGCGTGGTGGGCGGCGCCGCGGAGAAGGTGGTGGAAGGGTGGGGGCTCGAGGTCTCCCCCTCGCCCTCCCCCGACGGGCGACGGATCGCCTTCGTCTCCGACCGCGGCGGTTCTCCGCAGGTCTACGTGAAGACGATCGGCGTTGCCGCAGAGACGCGGATCTCCAGCGGGACCAACTACGCCACGTCGCCTTCCTGGTCCCCCGCGGGGGACCGGATCGCCTACACCGCCCGGTCCGGTGGACGGTTCGTCGTCGCGACCGTCGCACCCGACGGATCCGACGCCCGGGAAGTCGCGTCCGCGGCCGATGGCGACTGCGAGGACCCTTCCTTCGCGCCGGACGGGCGTTCCCTTGTTTACACGTATCGGAAAAGGGGTTATTCTGCCTTGAAAATCATTTCATCGGACGGTCGGAGGCAACGCATCCTTGTCTCCGGCCTCGGCGACGCCGGTTCCCCCGCCTGGTCACCCGGACGGTAG
- a CDS encoding peptidoglycan-associated lipoprotein, translating to MKGTCSWKWAVLALSVAALVAVGCAKKQTVKSEGTTGAPGAASAPGAVTEAPVKEAPVAVAPATPPAAAPGVAVTEEKLSRFDDVLFDFDQSVLREDGRKTSQVVADYLMRHSGAKLLIEGHCDERGTAEYNLALGERRATAVMTYLVSLGVPTADLSTVSFGEEKPLDSGHDEGAWAKNRRAHFVLK from the coding sequence ATGAAAGGTACATGTTCCTGGAAATGGGCGGTTCTCGCGTTGTCCGTCGCCGCCTTGGTGGCGGTGGGGTGCGCCAAGAAGCAGACGGTGAAGTCCGAAGGAACGACCGGTGCTCCGGGAGCGGCCTCCGCCCCCGGCGCGGTCACTGAAGCGCCCGTGAAAGAGGCTCCCGTGGCGGTCGCCCCGGCGACGCCGCCCGCAGCGGCGCCCGGGGTCGCGGTCACCGAGGAGAAGCTTTCGCGGTTCGACGATGTCCTGTTCGACTTCGACCAGTCGGTGCTGAGGGAGGACGGCCGCAAGACGTCCCAGGTCGTGGCCGACTACCTGATGCGACACTCCGGCGCGAAGCTTCTGATCGAGGGGCATTGCGACGAGCGCGGCACGGCGGAATACAACTTGGCGCTGGGGGAACGTCGCGCAACGGCCGTGATGACCTACCTCGTCTCCCTCGGCGTTCCGACGGCAGACCTCTCCACGGTCAGTTTCGGCGAGGAGAAGCCGCTGGATTCGGGTCACGACGAGGGGGCGTGGGCGAAGAACCGCCGCGCGCATTTCGTTTTGAAATAA
- a CDS encoding tol-pal system protein YbgF — protein MTRVARNAVVFPLIGVFTAFMTGCAVMDTGAFTRLQDEMAGLKREMAVLKTAPPPASASGADEIGSVRKNFADMNSDFERVRTDQLAATTRMDEGRAEMQRIAARQDAQEQALQEIRGNADRVKEIEKRLAAVEEKIGKLASVPAAIPAPGSPREWKSPEEMYEVAVGQVKGGNPKKGRETLSDFAARYPDHKLLPNVLYWKGEAFYSEKDFENAILTFQDVVDRYPGGGKAPDAMYKQGLSFLALKDKKNARILFDLVQRKYPRSKAAEMAKKKLKEIR, from the coding sequence ATGACCCGGGTGGCGCGCAATGCGGTCGTATTCCCGCTGATCGGGGTATTCACCGCCTTCATGACGGGGTGCGCGGTCATGGACACCGGTGCCTTCACGCGGCTTCAGGACGAGATGGCGGGGCTGAAGAGGGAGATGGCGGTGCTCAAGACGGCGCCCCCGCCCGCATCCGCTTCCGGTGCGGACGAGATCGGGTCCGTTCGGAAGAACTTCGCGGACATGAACAGCGATTTCGAACGGGTCAGGACGGACCAGCTGGCCGCCACCACCCGGATGGACGAGGGGCGGGCCGAGATGCAGCGGATCGCCGCCCGGCAGGACGCGCAGGAGCAGGCGTTGCAGGAGATCCGGGGGAACGCCGACCGGGTGAAGGAGATCGAAAAGCGCCTGGCGGCGGTCGAGGAGAAGATCGGCAAGCTCGCCTCCGTTCCGGCCGCGATTCCCGCTCCGGGGAGCCCGCGGGAGTGGAAGAGCCCGGAGGAGATGTACGAGGTCGCCGTGGGACAAGTGAAGGGCGGGAACCCGAAGAAGGGGCGGGAGACGCTCTCCGACTTCGCGGCGAGATACCCGGACCACAAGCTGCTCCCGAACGTCCTCTACTGGAAGGGCGAGGCGTTCTATTCGGAAAAGGACTTCGAGAACGCCATCCTCACGTTCCAGGACGTGGTGGACAGATACCCGGGAGGCGGGAAGGCTCCCGACGCGATGTACAAGCAGGGGCTTTCTTTCCTCGCCTTGAAGGACAAGAAGAACGCCCGCATTCTGTTCGATCTCGTCCAGAGGAAATACCCGAGGTCGAAGGCGGCCGAGATGGCGAAGAAGAAGCTGAAGGAGATCCGGTAG
- a CDS encoding tRNA (adenosine(37)-N6)-threonylcarbamoyltransferase complex transferase subunit TsaD: MRVLGIESSCDETAAAVYDASAGLLSSVVSSQVAVHGAYGGVVPELASREHLKSIVPVVEKALSDASSGRDAIDGIAATAGPGLIGSLLVGLCFAKSLAFAWEKPFFGADHLEAHVYAVFLESDVPFPYIALLVSGGHTSLFRVEGWGEMKFLGGTRDDAAGEAFDKAAKMMGLPYPGGVAIDRAAREGDAARFHFPRAWLSRDSADFSFSGLKTAVRTFLASRDGRAARKEDVAASFQEAVADVLVGKAISAAERERVPRLVLAGGVSANSRLRELATLRGAAAGVATFLPSKELCTDNAAMVALLGERRLSAGIVSGPEPGAYAASRFTR; the protein is encoded by the coding sequence ATGCGCGTTCTTGGGATCGAGAGCTCCTGCGACGAGACCGCCGCGGCCGTCTACGACGCTTCCGCGGGGCTGCTCTCCAGCGTCGTTTCGTCCCAGGTCGCGGTCCACGGTGCGTACGGCGGCGTGGTCCCAGAGCTCGCCTCCCGGGAACATCTGAAATCGATCGTCCCGGTGGTGGAGAAGGCGCTGTCCGACGCCTCCTCTGGGCGCGATGCGATCGACGGGATCGCGGCCACGGCGGGGCCGGGTCTCATCGGATCGCTCCTCGTGGGCCTGTGCTTCGCGAAGTCGCTTGCCTTCGCGTGGGAGAAACCGTTCTTTGGCGCGGACCACCTTGAAGCGCACGTCTACGCGGTCTTCCTCGAGAGCGACGTTCCCTTTCCCTACATCGCGTTGCTGGTGTCCGGCGGCCATACGTCCCTGTTCCGCGTCGAAGGATGGGGGGAGATGAAATTTCTCGGGGGCACGCGGGACGACGCGGCGGGGGAGGCGTTCGACAAGGCGGCGAAGATGATGGGGCTTCCGTACCCCGGCGGGGTCGCCATCGACCGGGCCGCGCGGGAGGGGGATGCGGCGCGGTTCCACTTCCCCCGGGCGTGGCTCTCCCGCGACTCGGCGGACTTCTCCTTCTCGGGGCTCAAGACGGCGGTACGAACCTTCCTCGCCTCCCGGGATGGGAGGGCCGCGCGGAAGGAGGACGTCGCCGCCTCCTTCCAGGAAGCGGTCGCCGACGTGCTCGTGGGGAAGGCGATCTCCGCCGCGGAGCGTGAGCGGGTTCCGCGGCTGGTGCTGGCCGGCGGCGTCTCCGCGAACTCCCGCCTGCGGGAGCTGGCGACGCTTCGGGGCGCCGCGGCGGGGGTCGCGACGTTCCTCCCTTCGAAGGAGCTGTGCACCGACAACGCGGCGATGGTGGCGCTGCTCGGCGAGCGGCGTCTCTCGGCGGGGATCGTCTCCGGGCCCGAGCCGGGCGCCTATGCGGCCTCCCGCTTCACCCGCTGA
- a CDS encoding ribosomal RNA small subunit methyltransferase A, whose product MSPRKSLGQNFLADRNVAAKIIALTCSFAPPYLEIGPGLGALTDLLAETGVPVVAVEVDRGLAAHLRDRFTGGSVEIVEADFLKVPEEEWRSRFPAGGTVVGNLPYSVSSPVVLRLIELRDVFPRAVLMLQREVVDRLCAGPVGKKYGILSVYLGVLAEARKEFPVRRACFHPAPDVDSAVMSVRFAGETPEALVAALRTVVRAAFARRRKTLRNAPVPFLPGGSDQWCELLLAAGIDPAGRAEEVPPAAYLALALAFTRM is encoded by the coding sequence CTGTCCCCCCGCAAGTCGCTCGGGCAGAATTTCCTCGCCGATCGGAACGTCGCCGCCAAGATCATCGCTTTGACGTGCTCCTTCGCGCCGCCGTACCTCGAGATCGGCCCCGGGCTCGGGGCGCTGACGGACCTTCTCGCCGAGACGGGAGTGCCCGTCGTCGCGGTCGAGGTGGACCGCGGGCTGGCGGCGCACCTGCGCGACCGGTTCACCGGCGGTTCCGTGGAGATCGTCGAGGCCGACTTCCTCAAGGTCCCGGAGGAGGAGTGGCGGTCGCGCTTCCCGGCGGGAGGGACGGTGGTCGGGAACCTCCCGTACTCCGTCTCCTCCCCCGTCGTCCTGCGGTTGATCGAACTGCGGGATGTTTTCCCCCGCGCGGTCCTGATGCTGCAGCGGGAGGTGGTGGACCGCCTGTGCGCCGGTCCGGTAGGAAAGAAGTACGGGATCCTCTCGGTCTACCTGGGCGTCCTCGCGGAGGCGCGCAAGGAGTTCCCCGTGCGGCGCGCCTGCTTCCATCCCGCCCCGGACGTTGACTCCGCGGTGATGTCGGTCCGCTTCGCCGGCGAAACTCCCGAGGCGCTGGTCGCCGCGCTGCGTACGGTCGTCCGCGCCGCCTTCGCGCGCCGCAGGAAGACGCTGCGCAACGCCCCCGTCCCGTTCCTCCCGGGGGGGTCGGACCAATGGTGCGAGCTGCTCCTGGCCGCCGGGATCGATCCCGCCGGCCGGGCCGAGGAAGTCCCGCCCGCCGCGTACCTCGCGCTGGCGCTGGCGTTCACCCGAATGTAG
- a CDS encoding deoxynucleoside kinase codes for MTESKTPRYIAIEGPIGVGKSSLAKILAQKYASRLVREEVTGNPFLERFYENPRKFAFQTQLFFLLSRYRQQRELAQGDLFEAGVVCDYIFAKDKIFALINLEDDEVSLYESIYKLLVSTLPKPDLVVYLQARPEVLLSRVRKRGIAYERNISLDYLRTLSDAYNEYFFHYNETPLLVVNTSEIDFVESPRDLEHLVREVKSVKRGTQHYIPLGSG; via the coding sequence ATGACCGAATCGAAGACCCCCCGTTACATCGCGATCGAAGGGCCGATCGGCGTCGGGAAATCGTCCCTGGCGAAGATCCTCGCCCAGAAATACGCCTCCCGCCTCGTAAGGGAGGAGGTGACGGGGAACCCGTTCCTCGAGCGCTTCTACGAAAACCCCCGCAAGTTCGCCTTCCAGACCCAGCTCTTCTTCCTCCTGTCGCGCTATCGGCAGCAGAGGGAGCTGGCCCAGGGGGACCTCTTCGAGGCCGGCGTGGTGTGCGACTACATCTTCGCCAAGGACAAGATCTTCGCCCTCATCAACCTCGAGGACGACGAAGTCTCCCTCTACGAGTCGATCTACAAGCTGCTCGTGTCCACGCTTCCCAAGCCGGACCTGGTCGTCTACCTGCAGGCGCGCCCCGAGGTGCTCCTGTCCAGGGTACGCAAGCGGGGGATCGCCTACGAACGAAACATCTCCCTTGACTACCTGCGCACGTTGAGCGATGCTTATAATGAATACTTTTTCCACTATAACGAGACCCCGCTCCTGGTCGTGAACACGAGCGAGATCGACTTCGTGGAAAGCCCCCGCGACCTTGAACATCTCGTGAGAGAAGTCAAGAGTGTGAAACGCGGGACGCAGCACTACATACCGCTGGGATCCGGGTAG
- a CDS encoding 3-methyl-2-oxobutanoate hydroxymethyltransferase: protein MRKTNILDLARMKAEGAKIVTVTAYDALFARIFDDAGVDVILVGDSLGMVVLGHPDTLNVTMEDMVRHTEAASRGRKRAFLVADMPFLSYQACTADAVRNAGRLLQAGAEAVKLEGGRNALGTIRAIASADIPVMGHIGLTPQSIHRMGGYRVQGKTDPQRERLLDDAAAVQEAGAFSVVLEGIPAALAEEITRTLSIPTIGIGAGVGCDGQVLVMHDLLGLFDEFRPKFVKRFGELRKPVVDAVGAYAAAVRDGSFPGKEHSF from the coding sequence ATGCGCAAAACGAACATTCTCGACCTTGCGCGGATGAAGGCGGAAGGGGCGAAGATCGTGACGGTCACGGCGTACGACGCCCTGTTCGCCCGCATCTTCGACGATGCGGGCGTCGACGTGATCCTCGTCGGCGATTCGCTGGGAATGGTGGTGCTCGGTCACCCCGACACGTTGAACGTGACGATGGAGGACATGGTCCGGCACACGGAGGCGGCGTCCCGCGGGCGCAAGCGCGCGTTCCTCGTGGCCGACATGCCGTTCCTGTCGTACCAGGCGTGCACCGCCGACGCGGTCCGGAACGCCGGCCGGCTGCTCCAGGCGGGCGCGGAGGCGGTGAAGCTCGAGGGGGGGCGCAACGCCTTGGGAACGATCCGTGCGATCGCGTCGGCGGACATCCCCGTGATGGGGCACATCGGGCTCACGCCGCAGTCGATCCACCGGATGGGCGGCTACCGGGTGCAGGGGAAGACCGACCCGCAGCGGGAGCGGCTGCTGGACGACGCCGCGGCGGTGCAGGAGGCGGGGGCGTTCTCGGTGGTGCTCGAGGGGATCCCTGCCGCGCTCGCCGAAGAAATCACCCGAACCTTGTCGATCCCGACGATCGGGATCGGCGCGGGCGTCGGGTGCGACGGGCAGGTGCTGGTGATGCACGACCTGCTCGGGCTGTTCGACGAGTTCCGGCCGAAGTTCGTGAAACGCTTCGGTGAGTTGCGCAAGCCGGTGGTCGACGCGGTCGGGGCGTACGCCGCCGCGGTGCGCGACGGGTCGTTCCCGGGGAAGGAGCACTCCTTCTGA
- a CDS encoding pantoate--beta-alanine ligase → MELLRSPAAMRAWADARRAEGARIGLVPTMGYLHEGHVSLVRVAKGAGCSAVAASIFVNPTQFGPGEDFEKYPRDEARDLAMLEAAGVDAVYLPGVREMYPEGHQTFVEVTGVSQGLCGAERPGHFRGVATVVAKLFLASKPHVAVFGEKDCQQLAVIRAMNRDLDFGIEIVGAPIVREEDGLAMSSRNAYLKGNDRIAARCLSRGLFRAKARFGKGERDAAALVASAREAIEGEPLAKLEYAEGRDPVTLAPLSGRVDAVTILVAAKVGPARLIDNITLGK, encoded by the coding sequence ATGGAACTGCTTCGATCCCCCGCGGCGATGCGGGCGTGGGCCGACGCGCGCCGGGCGGAAGGTGCCCGGATCGGCCTGGTGCCGACGATGGGGTACCTGCACGAAGGGCACGTGAGCCTGGTGCGGGTCGCGAAGGGGGCCGGCTGTTCCGCGGTGGCGGCGTCGATCTTCGTCAACCCGACGCAGTTCGGTCCGGGAGAGGATTTCGAGAAATACCCCCGGGACGAGGCCCGGGACCTGGCGATGCTCGAGGCGGCGGGGGTCGACGCGGTGTACCTCCCCGGCGTGCGGGAGATGTACCCGGAGGGGCACCAGACGTTCGTCGAGGTGACCGGCGTTTCCCAGGGGCTGTGCGGCGCGGAGCGCCCCGGCCACTTCCGCGGGGTCGCCACGGTGGTGGCGAAGCTGTTCCTCGCGTCGAAGCCCCACGTGGCGGTCTTCGGGGAGAAGGATTGCCAGCAGCTGGCGGTGATCCGCGCGATGAACCGGGACCTCGACTTCGGCATCGAGATCGTGGGGGCGCCGATCGTCCGGGAAGAGGACGGGCTGGCGATGAGCTCGCGCAACGCCTACCTGAAGGGGAACGACCGGATCGCGGCCCGGTGTCTGTCGCGGGGCCTGTTCCGGGCGAAGGCGCGGTTCGGCAAGGGCGAGCGGGACGCGGCGGCCCTGGTCGCGTCGGCCAGGGAGGCGATCGAAGGGGAGCCGCTGGCGAAATTGGAATACGCGGAGGGGCGGGACCCGGTCACGCTCGCGCCGCTTTCGGGTCGGGTCGACGCCGTCACGATCCTGGTGGCGGCGAAGGTCGGGCCGGCACGGTTGATCGACAACATCACGCTGGGAAAATAA
- a CDS encoding aspartate 1-decarboxylase gives MMKTMLKCKIHRATVTDAVLHYEGSVTIDRTLMDAAGLVEYEKVDIWNVDNGNRFSTYAIAGEADSGVICLNGAAARQVSKGDLVIIAAFSAYDEKELAQYQPTLVYVDRKNRITNVKRKVESESQRPRVAAAV, from the coding sequence ATGATGAAGACCATGCTGAAGTGCAAGATCCATCGGGCGACGGTGACCGACGCCGTGCTGCACTACGAGGGGAGCGTCACGATCGACAGGACGCTGATGGACGCGGCGGGGCTCGTAGAGTACGAAAAGGTGGACATCTGGAACGTCGACAACGGGAACCGGTTCAGCACCTACGCCATCGCGGGCGAGGCGGACTCCGGCGTGATCTGCCTGAACGGCGCCGCCGCCCGCCAGGTGAGCAAGGGCGACCTGGTGATCATCGCCGCCTTCTCCGCCTACGACGAAAAGGAGCTCGCGCAGTACCAGCCGACCCTGGTCTACGTGGACCGGAAGAACCGGATCACGAACGTGAAGCGGAAGGTCGAGTCGGAGAGCCAGCGCCCGCGCGTCGCCGCCGCGGTTTGA
- a CDS encoding SsrA-binding protein has protein sequence MTGKSEKTDSPSVKVVSTNRRARHEYEILETFECGLALQGHEVKSIREGRVNIADGFASFRGNEAFVENMHITPYSHGDVRVIDPLRVRKLLLKRKEIDYLFGKVKERGLSVIPLKLYFKGPRVKLEVGLGRGKKLYDKRRDIAERDARRDIERATRTRGKRSTDRE, from the coding sequence ATGACAGGCAAGTCCGAAAAGACCGACAGCCCCTCCGTGAAGGTGGTCTCCACGAACCGCCGCGCGCGGCACGAGTACGAGATCCTCGAAACGTTCGAGTGCGGGCTCGCGCTCCAGGGACACGAGGTGAAGTCGATCCGCGAGGGGCGCGTCAACATCGCGGACGGCTTCGCCTCCTTCCGCGGGAACGAGGCGTTCGTCGAGAACATGCACATCACGCCGTACTCCCACGGGGACGTGCGGGTCATCGACCCGCTGCGGGTCCGCAAACTGCTCCTCAAGCGGAAGGAGATCGACTACCTCTTCGGCAAGGTCAAGGAGCGGGGGCTGTCCGTCATCCCGCTCAAACTCTACTTCAAGGGGCCGCGGGTCAAGCTCGAGGTGGGGTTGGGCCGCGGGAAGAAGCTCTACGACAAGCGGCGCGACATCGCCGAGCGCGACGCCCGTCGCGATATCGAGCGCGCCACCCGGACCCGGGGGAAGCGCTCCACCGACCGGGAGTAG